From the genome of Alteromonas stellipolaris:
TGCTGAGTCAGTGTCCAATTTTCTGCTAAGTTCACATCTTGGCGTAGTTTTACGCGAAACTCTTTACCTTGATTTGGCTCAGAAATAGGTGAAATAAGGCTAGTATCGCCTAAGTCATAAGGCTGAACACCATCGGTAGACGTTAACGAAGCCGCAAGTTCGGCGATTTGTTCATCGGTTAGTTGCAAGCCTCCACTATCTGCGTCGCCATTTACTAGATCTGCTGCAGTCACGCTGCCAGCATCGGCTTCTAGTAATGTTAAATCGAGCAAGCGAACAGGATGGCCAATAGAATCAATCTGAATAGCATCGTCAATATAGGCTGCGGAGATTAAGAACTTGTTGTCTGGAGAGTAGTCATAGCGTAACGAAGTATATAACTCACTACGTTCATCGCTAAGACCACGATAACCGTCAGATTGTTCGTGATTAGCTACCACTCGGTAGGCCAAAGAGTCATTAATAGCATTTGTTGCATCAAACATTAATGAGTAACTATCCCAGCTGCCTACCGATGCCTGTATTTCGTATCGTTCTTCAAATTGGGGCTTTTTCTCAATAAGATTGATAATACCGCCAGCTTCACCCATACCGTAAAGACCTGTTGCAGGGCCCTTCAATACTTCAATGCTTTCAACATTAGTCATTGAACGTGTTGGGTTGTAGCTATTACCTAAATCAGCACCGGCATAAATGCCATCGTAGGTGTAATTAACGCCTAGTCCACGAATAGCAAGGTTATCACCTACCCCGTAGTTATTACCGTCTTGCGTTAATCCGCTAATATTACGAATACTTTCCTGTAGTGTGTCAACGCCCTGCTCTTTCAACAAGGTTCCATCTACCAGAACGACAGCAGCAGGGGTTTCCATAAGACTCATGTTCGACTTGGTCGCTGTGCCCGATTCTAGTATTAATCGGTTATGACGACCGTAAACGGTAATAATATCAAGGTTCTCATCAGTCGCTTTTTGCTCTTGAACTACAGTGTCTTCGCCGTTTTCTAACGAGTCATTTTTCGCTGGCTCCGCAGTCTGCGCCGATATAGCAGTAGTATAGAAGAGAGAGAAAAGTGCAGTAGCAGCGCTAATTTTCGATGTGTGTGTGAGGTTTATGTGCATTATGTATCCATGTTATTAAGTGCAAATGATAATCACTTTCATTATCATGCGCGCATGGTAATTAAACACAGTATTTAGTTCAACTTAATTTACATAAAATCCTTATTTGATGATTTGTTCATCAATAGGCCACTCTTCTTCACTTATCATGTTGTTATCAAGAAGCGCATTTCTTAGTTGATTAATTTTCACTTTTAATTCATCGCGAATGTGCCGTACAGCTGGGGTAATAAGCTGCCTGCTAGGCAATACCAGCCACATTTCAGTTAGGGGTATGTGATAAGCCGGCATGATCCGCTGAAGTCGCCCAGCAAGTAAATCTTCTGCAATATCGATAACAGACTTTTTCGCTACTCCCACGCCGTCCACACACCATCGGCGCACAATATCGCCGTCATTCACTGCGCGGTTACTTTTAACTTTCACTTTGAATTTCTCTTTTTCTTTAAAGAGATCCCAACCGTCGTGTGTTAGCTCGTATAATTTGTAAAGCAATGCATTGTGATTGGCTAATTCTTCGGGAGTAGTAGGTTCTCCATGCTTTTCTATGTAGGTAGGCGATGCACAGATAAAGTGTGGAATATTACAAATTTTGAACCCATACATATTAAGTTCTTGAACTGCGCTTTTCGTCATGGCTCTTAAAGCAATATCTACCCCGTCGCGATAGAAGTCGACTCGGCTGTCACTTACCTGCAACCTCAGCGACAAGTCTTCATGCCCATTCATAATATCGTTTAGCAATACCCGCATAAGGTTGCGGCCCATCTCGGAAGACATGGCCATTTTCACTTCGCCATTAATGTCTTGCTGCTTTTCGCTGATACGCATAACACCTTGCTGCAACAAATCTACCGCTTGCTGACATAAGGGCAGAAAACGCTCCCCTTCTGGGGATAACCGAATTTTGCGGGTGGTTCGCACAAATAGCTGAGTGCCAAGCTGTTGCTCTATGCGCTTTAGTGCAACGCTTGCGGCAGAAGAACTGATGTCTAGTTGATTGGCCGCAGCAGTAATTGAATGCAGTTCTGCTACCTTGAGCAAGACTTGCAGGTCTTCTATCTTCATAACATCTTCTTTTTCATTTGCTAGCGCTTAGTTTAATGTGACTATCGCTGTGTCAGTTCGAGGACATAAACTTTAATCAGGTTCACTTAATTACAGCTAAAATAGAGACAATAAATTTAATTAACCTATTTATTATCCACGTTTTAGCGAAAGTGTATTCGCCATTTGCCCATTTATCCACTGTCTGTAAGCTCATAAAATACACCCAAGCAATCAAGTTAAAGGGTTAAAAAATGAAATTCATGGTTAAAGCAACAACACTCGCACTTGCTTTTTCAAGCGCCATGGTACTTTCTACATCGTTTGTGGGCACAGCAGCGTTTGCAGCCCAGACAGCATCTAAAGTCGTTGCAACAGACGATATTGAATGGGGTTACCTAAACCCACTTCGCGGCAATAAAAGCCCAGGTGCAGCAGATCTTTGGGGCGATCGTACTAAAAATACGGCAACCGGTATGCTAGTACGTTTTAATAAAGGCTTTGAGTCTCCACCGCATATTCACAATATTACCTATCGCGGTATTGTGATTGAAGGTGCTATGCACAATGATGACCCAAGCGCTGAAAAAATGTGGATGCCAGCTGTTTCTTTTTGGACTCAACCTGCTGGCGAAAATCACACCACCGCAGCTAACGGCAGCACAAACTTAATTTATTTAGAAATAGATTCGGGCCCTTACCTAGTACAACCTTCGAGTAAACATTTCGATAATGGTGAACGTCCGCTAAATCTGCACAAAAACAACATGGTATGGCTTAACGATGGCGAGCTGCACGACATAAATGCAACAGGCGTTTCGTCAACGTACTTGTGGGGCAACACCGCCGATATGAACGGCTCAATGGTAAAGTTACCTGCTGGCTTTAAAGGCACTATTGGCACGCAAGCCAGCGAATTTCGCGCTGTGGTTATAGCTGGGGAAGTAGATTATCAATCTGTGGAGGTAACATCACCGGTATCGTTAAATGCGGGAAGCTATGTAGAATCTACTGGTATTTTTAACCATCAGCTCGTGAATAAAAGTCAGCAAGAGACGATTATTTATATTCGTACCAATAGTGCATATCGGGTTTTCGAGTAACCGCTATGAGTGGGTTAGACCTTTGGCTTTAAGGGAGTAATTCACTCGCTCAATTTTTTGGTTGCTCAATTATGGTTAATAAGTGTTGTAAAGTGCAGCAACTTGTTTACTGCTGGTTTGTTTATGTACAAAAAAAACTCATCATCAAGTTGAAACAGGATTGTTAAATGAAAACATTTTCATTGGTTTTTTTTCAATATATTCCTTATTAGTCAACAAGTTGAATATCTTCATTAGTGGTTGACGAGTACATTGTAAATTTGTAATAGTATAACAATACTTTATACTTTATTTTTACTTTCCTCTTGGCCAATCTCGGAGCACACTAATGAGAAAGTTTCTGAGAATAGCCAGCGTTAGCTTAGTTTCTTTTACACCCGCAGCCCTAGCCCAAAGTACGCCTTCAGAGTTTGCCGAGTTAAGTTTCCAAGCCTTGCTTGATATTGATATAAACGAAAGTGACAGTGAACAATCTTCGCCTAATAAGTGGAGTTTCGCTGTACAACTAAAAGCCGCAGAGTTTGATGGTTATAAAGTCAATGATAGCGACGTGAGCCTTGATGATGTGTTGTTCTCTTTTGGACAAGAAGCGCGCACTTCAAGTAACTTCCCTGTTGTGCCGACGGTTATCAAGCAACACGCTAAAATTGTGCAACTAGGTTACCAAGTAAATGAACGCCTAAAGCTCGGTATTCAAGCTCCTTTTATTCACCAACAAACTGATCATATTAGTGTGGTACCAGGTTACGAGCATTTTGTTATTTCGTCTTCAGGTTTGGGCGATATCGCGCTTTCAGCAAGTTATGCACTTGAAGACAATAGTGAGTTCAGTTGGTGGGTTACTGCAGGGCTTAGCCTGCCAACCGGCTCAATTGATGAGCAAGGCGATACGCCTAGAGATGCGGGTGATCAACAACTCCCCTACACCATGCAATTAGGCTCAGGAACCTACGATTTTCCTATTGAAGTAAGTTATCAAAATAAAGGGGAACACGCGTTTACCGTTACCCTATCAGCCATGCTTCGTACAGGTACTAACGATAGAAACTATCGCTTAGGAAACAACTATAAACTCAGTGGTAAATACAACTTCCCACTTTCTCAAAGTACGGCATTGTTCACTGGTGCAGCATTTGGCTATTCAGAATCTATTCACGGACAGGACGATGAAATTACCATAGGTGGCAATTACTCGTATCCTGCCAGCATTACTAACCCTAATTTATACGGCGGAAAAAGAGTCAATATAATCGGGGGAATTTCGTTTATTCCCATTCACTGGTTAAAAGTGGTCGCTGATATCAGTAAGCCTGTATATCAAAACCTAAATGGCCCTCAACCCCAAGAATTGTGGCGCGCAGGCCTTCAGTTCTCCATGTTGTATTAAACGTTGTACATGCGTTCATTATTCATTGCTGTCGCTCTGACTTTAGCCGTCAGTCACTCGGCTTATGCCGACTTAAAAAAACTCGACAAAGTTAAAGCGGCTTACATGTTTAACTTCACAAAGTTTATGACATGGAGCAGTATTAATTCTGACCCGGTCAATTTTTGTGTGCAGAATGATGAAGCATTTCAGCAGTTTTTAACCCAGCTAGTTGAAAGCCGACCCACAAGCAGCGGTGCATCCATTCGCATCGTTATGTTAGACGGAAAACAAAGCTGCACCTTTGCCTATCTCATCGAAAATGATGACAGCCTGGTAAACCTTGCCACTTCAACCATCATTATTAGTGATTTACCCAATCTTATTGATCGCCCAGCGGTATTTACGTTTTATGAAGAAAACAACCGGCTAAGGTTTGAAATTGATTTAGCAGAGGCTGAACGTCTTGAGTTAACGATTAGCTCGGAATTGTTGAAGGTAGCGAAAATAAAATGATATTTCGTTCTACGTCGTTTTTTACCAAACAATTGTTTGCCGTCCTCTCGGTTAACTTCTTATCTCTGTGTCTGGTTGCGGGTTTGCTTTATTCAAATTTCGTTGATGATCACAAAACTAACTTGGTGAATGTGCTTAGCAGCCAGTCTACATTATTGGCGTCGGCCAGCCGCTCTTCGGTACTTTTCAATGATGCTCAGTCTACCCAAGATTTACTGTTTGCAGCATCGCAGTTACAAGCGACATTGACCGCAAAGATATACGATGCCGAGTTTAATTTATTTGCCGAGTATGCCAGAGACGGTGTCTTAGACCTCACCTCCCCTAGGCAGCTTCCTCTAGGGGAAACATTTAAGGACGATGCGCTTTATTTTCTAGAGCCTATCGTTTTTGATAAAGAAATTATTGGCTACCTTTTGCTATCTGCCAGTACGTACTCGCTAGATACACAACAGCATCAGGCAATGATGGCGGTAATAGGTGTATTGTTGTTAAGTATGCTGCTTTCATACTTACTTAATTTTCGTTTACAGAAACTATTTACCAGCCCCATCGATAAACTGATTTCACTGATTAGAAAAGTAGCAACATCCCGTGAATATCATACTCGCCTGCCAGAAGTACGTAACGACGAATTAGGCGAGTTATTTTCCGGCGTCAACGATATTCTGGCAACCGTTGAAAATCACCAAGAGCAGCTAAAGGCACATAATACTGAGCTTGAGAGCTTGGTAGAACTTCGGACTCGCCAGCTCTACCAACGCGCTAATTATGATGCGTTAACACACTTACCCAATCGCCACCTTTTTTTAGATCAGTTGGAGCTTGCGGTAAGCAAAGCCAATAAGTATGGCAGCCCACTGGCCGTCATGTTCCTAGATTTAGACCGCTTTAAACTTATTAACGACAGTTTGGGTCATGATATTGGCGATAAAGTGCTTATTGAAGTTTCAAAAAAACTAACCGAAATCGTGACGCAACAAGACAGTGTGTCTAGATGGGGTGGCGATGAATTTGTGGTTATGGTTGAAGAAACTCATTCTAAAGATGATTTAGCGTACCTTGCTAATGAAATCATCACCAGCTTGAGTGAACCCATGCAATTAGAGGGGCATCAACTTCACATTTCTACCAGCATTGGTATTGCGATATATGAAACCAAGAGTGAAAACGGCATATCGCTGTTAAAGCATGCCGATACCAGCATGTACCACGCTAAAGAAAATGGGCCTGGTCAGTTCTGCTTTTTTAACAACGGCATGTTAGAAAATTCACTGAACCGACTGTCCGTGGAAGGGCAATTACGACAAGCGTTAAAACTTGAAGATGCTTTTCATATGGTTTATCAGCCTCAAATTTGTGCCTACACAGGCCGCGTTCAAGGTATGGAAGCGTTAATACGTTGGCAAAATAGCGATGGTAACTATATTCCTCCTTCAGACTTTATTCCTATTGCTGAGGAAGCTGGCATTATCAATTCTCTCAGTACATGGATATTAAACCGAGTAAGCACTCAGATGAATCAATGGCGCGCACAAGGTGTTCCTTTAGTGCCCGTTGCGGTCAACTTACCGGCTTGTTTTATTACTCAATTAGATTGCGCCGAGCAAATTGCGGATATTATGGCGTTTAATCAAATCCCCCCTGAGCTTATTGAAGTTGAGCTCACTGAAAATACGTTTATAAGTTCTACGGAATTTGCCTTAACGTCACTTAAAAAGTTAAAAAAATTAGGCTTTAAAGTCTCTATTGATGACTTTGGTACAGGCTATTCTTGCCTAAGTTACATTTCCACCTTACCTATTGATAAGTTGAAAATTGATGGCAGTTTTGTGCAAAAACTCGGGAAGTCTAAATCTAACGATGGCATTGTGAGCGCAATTGTCATGTTGGCCAAAGGGCTTAACCTAGCCACGGTGGGCGAGTGTGTGGAAACAGAAGACCAACTTGTGCGACTGCGTGAAATGGGCTGCGACGTGATACAAGGCTATTATTGCCACCCTCCTCTACAGGTTGATGCGGCAGCCACATTGATGTTGGAAACTATCGAAAGCTAAAGTTTTCCAATAAACCATCTAACGGTAAGCCCTACCGCTAGCGTAATTACCACACTCGTTAATGTACCCAGCAATACATATTCCGTTAGCTTTTTGTCTTCGCTTTTCGTCAAATCACCAAACCGAAAAATTGATTTAGCGGCAAGGAGAAAGCCTATTGCTGCAAATTGATTTATCAGTACAAAAGTAAGAATAAGCAAACGCTCTAAATAACCAATTCGCTGTCCGGCCATAGCAAGCGTATTTTGTATGGGAAGCTGTACTAATGTGCTGGTTGTTTTTGGTTTAGCATGCTCATCAAGCTCTTTACTCCATGGCGACAGGAGTTGTTTTATAAAAATAGACGTGGGTTTTAAAATAATTAAGTACGCCAAGAGTATGGCCAGATGCTGATGACTAATCAGTAATATTTGCTTAAATAATATTTCTACCTGAGCAGTAAGTATTGCCCATAAAATAACGATAACGCCAATGTGTGCGGCTTGATCGATTGCAAACGCTAAGGTTGTGGTTCCCGCGTAAGACTTTACTGCATCTATAACAAAATGGCTTATTAATACCCCGCCAGCCACCATCAAAAGTGCGGTAAAGTTGATATCTACCATACCCGACTCTTTTGTTGTAAGTACCGTTATGGCCGACATCGCGAGCAAGGCGACAAGAGCCAAGACCCCATGCAATAAAGCGTGAAGGTATAATGCAGTGGATTGAAGATGTTTAGTGTTTCGGCTTTCCACCCAGTGAGTTGGCTGAAAATAGAAGTCTCCGAGTAAATGGGCAACCAATAGCCCTATTACTATGCTAAGTTGCTCCATGCTTACTGCTCCGTTTCCACTTCTGTTGCCATGTAATCTAAATAATTATTAACGAGGTGATATTGACTGGCATTTAAAATACGAGTGATGTTACTGCGGTTTTTCCCCAGCGTATTCGCTATATTCTCATGGCCTTTATCTTCTGCTTTAATATAGGCTAGTAACGTTTCTGACTGTGTTTGCGTTAAGGAAGTAATATGGCTATCAACAAACGCCGTCAACAAGCTTGCGTGTTTATTGAAAGCTTCGTTGTCGCTAGAAAAGGCAAGGTATTGTGACTTCAAACTATCAAGCGTCCTACCCGAACGAACGAAGGCATCACCATTTCCGGTTTTCACTTTCCCATCAGTAAAACTCACTTTACCAACACCTACGCTAATACGTACATCGGTGGCGGGCGTACAGGCTTTTAATGCTAATCGGATGCAAATGGCCACCAGCATGGCACTTTCAGACTCTGGAATAACAACCTGGAAAGCATCTCCACGAAAGACGTCGTATTGCCCGTTGTAAATTGCCGATTGTTCTTTGAGTTCATTGGTTAGCACCTCTAACACATGAGCTAAATCGGTATTACTTAACTGCTGGGAGTTTGCGATATCACCAGTTATTACCGCTTGCCGCTTGTTTTTATTATCCATACTTACCCTTCGAATAACAGCGGCCTGGTTGAATAATCGACCAACTCGCCCCGTTTTTACCTAACTCGCATTATAGTTACACTTTAGATTGCCTGTATTTTTATACAGATGCAACATTACCCCTACAGTAGTTTCATTCGCCATCCAGTTACCATAAACAATCACATCACCCAAAGTTACCATAATTAATCACATCACTCAAAGTTACTATAAACGGTAACAAACTGGCGAAAGGGTATAGGCTGCAGAGGCCCGAAGCACTATTCAAGCGTACACAGTGTCATTAGTTGTACAAACTTCGTAACTAAAAGATTAAGAATTACTGGGCTCTATTGTGATTTTTGAAGCAGGCGATGCTGCTAAACTGGTGCTTGCGTTTTAGCGCAGCGTTGTTTCCTGGGCGTCCCAAACTTCGACGCGATTACGTCCTAACGATTTGGCCAAATAAAGAGCAGCATCGGCTCGTTGTATCAATTCGGTAGGGCTTATGGGGTGATTAAATGACATTGTAGAAACCCCTAAGCTTATTGTGAGTTTACTATTGTACATTGATTGCTTAAACACAATAGCCGCGTGTTCGATATTATTGCGAATACGCTCGGCCACTTTTAACGCTGAACTCATGTCAGTAAAAGGCATAATGACAGCAAATTCTTCCCCACCATACCTTGCCACCACATCATCGCTGCCAATGCAGGTTTTCTTTAATATTTCTGCAACTTGTATGAGAACGTTATCGCCTGCTACATGCCCATAGCAGTCGTTGTAAATTTTGAAGTGATCGACATCAATCAACAACAAGCTTAGCGGCGTTTTACGCCGAATGTTTCTTTGTATATCGCTTTGTAAGGTATCGTCAAACAGTCTTCTGTTCGCTATACCGGTTAAACCATCTATATTAACGAGTTTTGCTAACTTAAGGTTGGCCTCAATAAGCTGTTGCTTTGCTTCTTGCAGTGCCCGTTCGTTATGCGCGTTTTGTAATGTGTTAGCCAACATCTGGGCAATACGCTGCAAATACTTAACATCATAATCACGCCACGTGTATGGGCTGCCAGTGATATCACAACCAATAAAGCCAAAAATCCCATCATCTAATTCAATCTTGGCACAAAGAATTGAGCAAATGCGCTCTCGTTCAAACTCCTCTTTTTCTCCTGCAGCGTCATCTGGTAAATAGGCCACATTATTTACTTTGAAAAGACCTTCTTGCTTAATCTTTCTATTAAAATAAGGCATGGATTCCATGGGTAAGGCTTGCAGATCGTTTTTATAGGGTGTTACTCCAGCGGCTACCCATTCGTGGGTATTACAGGCAAATTTTGTGTCATCATAAAATTCAAATAAATAGCAACGGTCAAGGTCGCAGAATTCACCGAATGCACCCAAAATATTCTCGATAAGACTATCGATTTTGTCACTGGTAGTGTTAATCAGTTGCGAAGAAAGAGTTGAAAGTAGCCCATTAAACGTGATGTGTTTACCCACAGGTGAAGACTCTTCTGGCGCGATGAATAAATTGTTTTGAACCGCCTTCGCGTTAATAACCACTAAGCTAACGTTATCAACACTAATAACGGCACTTTCTATAAAAAATTGGATCCCTCTTTCATAAGACTGTATGCGAACCCACTGACAAAGGTGCAGTGTTTCCTCTGCCATGGCAAAGGGGTGATAACTGCCTGACAGCTCATCTTTAGTAATAGGATCGAAAAAACGTAAGCTGTCTAAGAACGCATCAGATACACATGACTCACCGAACTGACGCGCAAATGCAATGCTTACGTCAAACTCTGTTTCTCCAAGGCGTTTGAACAGTAAACATGTAGGGAGTTGACGTAATAAGGCTATGCCCTCAACTGGCTTCACGTATAACCCTTATGGAAAGTTTAGTAATTAGCTATTACTTTAGTACAAATTGGCAAAACACGCTTTTAGTGAATGCGCGTGCGTATAAGAATTTTTGCAGTAAACCAATACAAATAACACTCGTAGTAAATGACAGCAGCTATGTTCCACGATAGTTGCTTTCCTTTGGATGTTAGGTAACTTATGGACGGGTCAATATGAATGAATCAATAAGTGGGCTGTTAGATCAATTAGTTGATGGAGATGGTGGCGAAAAACAAAGCGCAGGAGATATTATTGCTCGCTTTGAGGATAGAGGGTTTGGCCCACTATTGCTCATACCGTCGTTAATTGCACTGCTGCCAACCGGCGCTATCCCTGGCGTACCTTCTTTATGCGGTATCACCCTTTTTTTAATCTGTATACAAGTTGCATTAGGGAGAAGTACCCCGTGGTTACCAAACAAAATTACCCAGCAAGAAATAAAACAAGACAAGCTTGAAAATGCTGTAGATAGAGCCAATCCTTACGTTAAAAAAACCGAAAAGCTGTTAAAACCACGCTTAACACTACTATCAGAATCGCCATGGAAAAATATGGTTGCGGGTTATTGTGCTGTAGCATCACTGTGTATGATACCCCTTGAAGTTGTCCCTTTCGCCGTTGCACTACCAGCTTTCGCGCTAACATTGACCGCTATCGGCATGACCAACCGAGACGGGGTATTTATTGGCTTAGGGATGATAATTCAGTTGGGCACCGTTTATGTAACCCTCAAGATTTCTGGCTTATTGTAAAGGTAGCAACGTCAAATTTTAACGATTAAACGGCATTTTTAGTAATGCTATTATGCCTGCATTATCGTTTGTTGCAGGGTAGTCTTTTTGGCCTATGGCAATATCTTCATCAGGCTTGGTTGCACGGCTTTTAAAACTGCCAAATAGTTTGTCCCACCACGATACGCTGAAGCCAAAATTGGAATTAGACTCTGCTTTTAGCTGGCTATGGTGAATGCGATGCAGCCGCTGGGTAATGAAAACCTTGCCTATTCTGTCATCCCACTTCTGAGTCAGTCGAATATTTGCATGGTTAAATAAGGCAAACCCGTTCAAACCCACTTCGAAAATAACAATTGCAATAGCAGGTATTCCAAAGGTGGTAACCACCGCCGCTTTAATGAATAAGCTCAACACGATTTCGATAGGATGGAAGCGAAGCCCTGTGGTGGTATCGACGTGACTGTCCGCGTGGTGCATTTTATGAATACGCCATAACAGTGGAATTTTATGAAACAGCCTATGCTGCCAATAAATCACCATGTCTAATAGTAATACACAAAGGGCGATAGCAACCCAATGGTTCATATTCACGTTGTTGAACACACCTATGCCCGCGTTATCTCCCCATAGTGCTACCCCCACTAAACTGGCAGGCAGTACCACTTTTGAACACAGCGCACCTAATACCACCATACTCAAGTTACCTTTCCACCGGCTGGCGCGCCCCAATACCGATTGCCTCGCTGGCAACCATGCTTCTAGCACCGCCATTATCGCGAATATGCCTAAAAATAGACTAACTCGAACAAATACAGTGTTATCCACTATGACTTCTCTTTATCTTTGTTACTACAGTAGTCATCAATACCTTCTACGGCTTTAAGCGTAGTGAAACCACTGTAAACTCGGGTGATGATGGTAATGCCACACGCGGACGCGAAAACATAAGCCAACACCGGAAAATACGCCGGCCATATACAAAATGCTAAAAACAAGAGTATGGTTTCGGTGCCTTCGGTAAGCCCCTGCATGTAATAGAAGCTCTTATTCTTAAACTGCGGTTTTTCAATATTAAATTTTTCAGCTGCTACGGCGAAAGCCAAAAAACTACTGCCGGTTCCTACAAACGCGGCCATTAGCACTAACGCAGGTACGCCCCATTCAATAGGATTTGCAACACCAAAAGCTAACGGCACTGCTGCGTAAAATAAAAAGTCTAAACAAATATCTAAAAAGCCACCTGCACTACTGCTACTTTGCTGAAAGCGAGCAAGTTCGCCATCTATACCGTCGAATACCCTATTTGCAACAATGCATATAAAAGCCAATACCCACCACCCATTGATAATGGCAGGAACCGCCAACATACCAATAACAAAACCCGCCAAGGTAACTTGATTCGGAGTAACGCAGGCTTTGCTAAGCGCCACTATCATAGGCCTTAACAGCGGCTTTATATAAGGCGTAACTTTAGCATCTAACATGTTTCTATCTCTATTAAGTGCCCTTGGGCAGCTTCTACGTCTTCACTGTCGTGAGTAACTAATAAGGTTGGTAGGCCACGCACTTTGAGTTGCCCGAATACCCAGGTTCGCATTT
Proteins encoded in this window:
- a CDS encoding CDP-alcohol phosphatidyltransferase family protein; protein product: MLDAKVTPYIKPLLRPMIVALSKACVTPNQVTLAGFVIGMLAVPAIINGWWVLAFICIVANRVFDGIDGELARFQQSSSSAGGFLDICLDFLFYAAVPLAFGVANPIEWGVPALVLMAAFVGTGSSFLAFAVAAEKFNIEKPQFKNKSFYYMQGLTEGTETILLFLAFCIWPAYFPVLAYVFASACGITIITRVYSGFTTLKAVEGIDDYCSNKDKEKS